One segment of Anastrepha obliqua isolate idAnaObli1 chromosome 3, idAnaObli1_1.0, whole genome shotgun sequence DNA contains the following:
- the LOC129242713 gene encoding uncharacterized protein LOC129242713, with protein MNRFLCFFAAILVVANGYATGGGAGGQYGSGGGGGGGSVIAGRAYQIQPAVSVQTVSAIGGGGAASGGYGGSSGGYGGSSGGYGGSSGGYGGSSVDIRSLLAALGGEISAQQALRLVQSLPSAGRPLVDITGLKANSGNSGYGAGNGGNLAYVVKSSGGSSKSAPAPAYSAPAPVVYNALPAAPAASAGYGSSAPAAAEISSAAAAGSYISDGSDSAALAAGY; from the exons ATGAATCGATTCCTT TGCTTCTTTGCAGCTATTCTGGTTGTTGCCAATGGCTACGCTACTGGTGGAGGCGCGGGCGGTCAGTATGGCTccggcggtggtggtggtggaggaAGCGTGATCGCCGGACGTGCCTATCAGATTCAGCCAGCTGTTTCAGTGCAAACAGTctctgcgattggtggtggtgGCGCTGCCTCAGGTGGTTACGGTGGCTCATCAGGAGGCTATGGTGGCTCTTCAGGAGGCTACGGTGGCTCATCGGGCGGCTATGGAGGCTCCTCTGTTGATATTAGGAGCTTGCTTGCCGCCCTTGGTGGTGAAATCTCTGCGCAACAGGCGCTTAGACTCGTACAGTCACTGCCATCCGCTGGACGCCCACTAGTTGACATCACAGGCCTTAAAGCCAATAGCGGCAATAGTGGTTATGGTGCTGGTAACGGAGGAAATCTTGCTTATGTTGTTAAATCGAGTGGTGGCTCGTCTAAAAGTGCTCCTGCTCCAGCTTACAGCGCTCCTGCTCCTGTTGTTTACAACGCTCTTCCAGCTGCCCCAGCTGCAAGTGCTGGATACGGATCCTCAGCACCCGCTGCAGCTGAAATTTCTTCCGCCGCTGCTGCTGGTAGCTACATCTCAGATGGGAGCGACAGTGCAGCACTCGCAGCTGGCTACTAA